A DNA window from Arachis duranensis cultivar V14167 chromosome 3, aradu.V14167.gnm2.J7QH, whole genome shotgun sequence contains the following coding sequences:
- the LOC107481351 gene encoding homeobox protein knotted-1-like 2 produces the protein MEDEMYGVPPSSTTVYSDRAPLTPDNLIFPVEYHSFLMSTGARIPMFGSDELLSAAASGVTAITEAEPSSNIVVPEILQRHHSHDAASSSHMKAKIASHPYYPRLLQAYIDCQKVGAPPEIASLLEEIQRENDLCKGDVNSTCIGADPELDEFMETYCDMLVKYKCDLTRPFEEASSFLNKIETQLSNLCCTGASAPASLSDDDGGASSEEYLSGGGGGDADIQDGQSQSQSRVEDRDLKDKLLRKFGSHISSLKFEFSKKKKRGKLPKDARQTLLQWWNIHYKWPYPTEADKVALAKSTGLDQKQINNWFINQRKRHWKPSENMQFNFYEG, from the exons ATGGAGGACGAAATGTACGGAGTCCCGCCGTCGTCGACGACGGTGTACTCAGACAGGGCGCCGTTGACACCGGACAACCTAATATTCCCGGTTGAGTACCACAGCTTCCTGATGTCCACCGGCGCTCGGATTCCTATGTTCGGATCCGACGAGCTTCTCTCGGCTGCAGCCTCCGGCGTAACGGCCATCACAGAAGCGGAACCCTCTTCCAACATCGTCGTTCCCGAAATCCTTCAGCGTCACCACTCCCACGACGCCGCTTCTTCCTCTCACATGAAGGCCAAAATCGCTTCTCACCCTTACTACCCTCGCCTCCTCCAAGCCTACATCGATTGCCAGAAG GTGGGAGCGCCTCCAGAGATAGCAAGTTTGTTAGAGGAGATACAGCGAGAAAACGACCTTTGCAAGGGGGACGTGAATTCCACGTGCATAGGAGCCGATCCCGAGCTCGACGAGTTCATG GAAACATACTGTGACATGCTGGTGAAGTATAAGTGCGATCTGACTCGGCCTTTCGAGGAAGCGAGCAGCTTCCTCAACAAGATCGAAACGCAGCTCAGCAATCTCTGCTGCACAGGTGCTTCCGCTCCAGCATCACTTTCCG ATGATGATGGGGGTGCATCATCCGAGGAATAtttaagtggtggtggtggtggagatgCTGATATTCAAGATGGGCAATCACAATCACAATCACGGGTTGAAGATCGTGATCTTAAGGATAAGCTGTTACGCAAGTTTGGTAGTCACATTAGTTCTTTGAAATTTGAGTtctcaaagaagaaaaaaaggggcAAGCTACCCAAAGACGCTAGGCAAACTCTCCTTCAGTGGTGGAACATACACTACAAATGGCCCTATCCAAcg GAAGCTGATAAGGTTGCACTGGCGAAGTCGACCGGGCTAGATCAGAAGCAAATTAACAATTGGTTTATTAATCAAAGAAAGCGTCATTGGAAACCCTCGGAGAACATGCAGTTTAATTTCTACGAAGGATGA